TACCACCGCCTACAACCAGTACGCGCTGAAGGCCTTTAAGGTCAACAGCATTGACTACCTGCTCAAACCCATCGACCCGGACGACCTCCAGCAGGCCCTGCAGCAATACCACCTGCAAAAAGACGACGCCGGGCGACGCATTGATCCGGGTTCCGGGGAGCAGGCACCATCCGGGGAATCGGCACCATCCGGGGAACAGGCACCATCCGGGGAACAACGGGGGCAAGGGATCCGGCCCGAACAGGTATCCGGCCTGCTGGAGTTGCTCAACCAGGAAACGCGCGCCTACAAATCTACCTTCCTGCTGGCCCACCGCGACGAGCTCGTCCCGGTAAAAACCAACCAAATTGCCTATATCTACATCGATACGGGGGTGGTAAAGGCGATGACCTTTGATAAGCAGGCCTACGCCATGGACCAGAAACTCGAGGACGTGGAGGCTTCCCTGGACCCGAAACGATTCTTCCGGGCCAACCGGCAGTTCATCATCCAGCGCGACGCCATCAGCAACATCAAATACTACTTTAACGGCAAGCTCATCCTGCAGGTAAACCCGCCGTCCGCCGAGCGGATTGTGGTGAGCAAGGCCAAGGCGCCGGAGTTTAAGGAGTGGATGAATT
This genomic window from Robiginitalea biformata HTCC2501 contains:
- a CDS encoding LytR/AlgR family response regulator transcription factor — encoded protein: MKVVIVEDELSASDNLTYLLRGIDPDIEVLKVIDSVKAAVSYFKTRDDADLVFMDIHLADGLSFEIFEKVRLTIPVIFTTAYNQYALKAFKVNSIDYLLKPIDPDDLQQALQQYHLQKDDAGRRIDPGSGEQAPSGESAPSGEQAPSGEQRGQGIRPEQVSGLLELLNQETRAYKSTFLLAHRDELVPVKTNQIAYIYIDTGVVKAMTFDKQAYAMDQKLEDVEASLDPKRFFRANRQFIIQRDAISNIKYYFNGKLILQVNPPSAERIVVSKAKAPEFKEWMNS